The proteins below are encoded in one region of Acidimicrobiales bacterium:
- a CDS encoding N-terminal phage integrase SAM-like domain-containing protein → MYLGRDEKGRKRYLTRTIHGNKRFAEDMLPEVLMEAGRSDVVAEGTLSDLVQRWEAVADANLAPTTLREYRRLLDRLILPRFGHIKVRNLRPADIDAFYADLQRRGAGKGGAPRCAKHPPCPLTATPASQPGREVGVDHDESSGPSLATSRPTSRHPYPSR, encoded by the coding sequence GTGTATCTGGGGCGCGATGAGAAGGGTCGCAAGCGCTATCTGACGCGCACCATCCACGGCAACAAGCGCTTCGCAGAGGACATGCTCCCCGAGGTCCTCATGGAGGCGGGCCGAAGCGACGTCGTCGCCGAGGGAACCCTCTCGGACCTCGTCCAGCGGTGGGAGGCCGTTGCCGATGCGAATCTGGCTCCAACGACCCTGCGCGAGTACCGGCGACTCCTCGATCGCCTGATCCTCCCCCGCTTCGGCCACATCAAGGTGCGCAACCTCCGCCCTGCTGACATTGACGCTTTCTATGCCGACCTCCAGCGGCGTGGTGCAGGGAAAGGTGGGGCCCCTCGGTGCGCAAAGCATCCACCATGTCCACTCACTGCTACGCCGGCTTCTCAACCAGGCCGTGAGGTGGGGGTGGATCACGACGAGTCCAGCGGCCCGAGCCTCGCCACCTCGCGTCCGACGTCACGACATCCGTATCCCTCCCGTTGA